The following proteins are co-located in the Flectobacillus major DSM 103 genome:
- a CDS encoding MFS transporter, whose protein sequence is MRKIYTGWWILLALSLIYVASNGFGINTIPVFYPGISKDFGLTKGDITQAPSLMYLGIAILSPIFGYLFDRFSAKNLLLLAGIWMALLFWFFASIQNLQHLLGYYGAYALGLSMGGVIPSIFLISRWFKKRRGLAVGIFLNASSIGASILSPIAGQLSQARGWREAAATLAWPAIALLLLPQLLIKNTPSETERIYEFDIPNTPEILEGITIGRAIKQRDFYVLLITTASLWFCINGILFNKDLYLNDLQLDTAQAGRFGGLFFFCSIIGKLFFGWLSDILDKKKVMFFSVACLTLGAILLRLSLQNTQLLIAVAIAFGAGYSGAFTMIQLLIADYYAGKSYGTILGVFTMIDTLAGSLGIGLIGKFRAMYGTYEIPFTIMVVLCVSALLTLLLVRKPRVKGTLTTTS, encoded by the coding sequence ATGCGTAAAATTTATACAGGTTGGTGGATTCTTCTGGCTTTATCTTTGATATATGTAGCATCGAATGGCTTTGGTATCAATACCATTCCAGTGTTTTATCCGGGTATTTCTAAAGATTTTGGTCTTACCAAGGGCGATATTACCCAAGCTCCAAGCTTGATGTACTTGGGCATAGCCATTCTTTCACCCATCTTTGGCTATCTTTTCGACCGCTTTAGTGCCAAAAATTTGTTGCTATTGGCAGGGATTTGGATGGCTCTATTGTTTTGGTTTTTTGCTTCAATACAAAACCTTCAACACCTACTAGGCTATTATGGTGCTTATGCCTTGGGCTTGAGTATGGGTGGGGTTATTCCTAGTATATTTTTGATTAGTCGCTGGTTCAAAAAACGCCGAGGCTTGGCAGTGGGGATATTTTTGAATGCCTCTAGTATTGGGGCTAGTATTTTGAGTCCTATAGCTGGCCAACTGAGTCAGGCTCGTGGCTGGCGTGAGGCTGCTGCTACACTGGCATGGCCAGCGATTGCCCTACTATTGTTGCCGCAGTTATTAATCAAAAATACACCTTCCGAAACAGAACGTATCTACGAATTTGATATACCCAATACTCCTGAAATACTTGAAGGTATTACTATTGGTCGGGCTATCAAGCAACGAGACTTTTATGTGTTACTTATCACAACGGCTTCGTTATGGTTTTGTATCAATGGTATTTTGTTCAACAAAGATTTGTATCTGAACGATTTACAGCTGGATACTGCACAAGCGGGCAGATTTGGGGGGCTTTTCTTTTTTTGTAGTATTATTGGCAAATTGTTTTTTGGTTGGCTGAGCGATATATTAGACAAGAAAAAAGTAATGTTCTTTTCTGTTGCTTGCCTGACTTTGGGAGCTATTTTGCTTAGACTTTCTTTACAAAATACCCAATTATTAATAGCAGTGGCTATTGCCTTTGGGGCAGGGTATTCTGGTGCTTTTACAATGATTCAGTTGCTGATTGCCGATTATTATGCAGGGAAATCGTATGGTACGATTTTAGGTGTTTTTACCATGATAGACACCCTTGCAGGTAGTTTGGGGATTGGTCTGATTGGTAAATTTAGGGCTATGTATGGCACTTACGAAATTCCATTTACAATTATGGTAGTACTATGTGTTTCGGCTTTGCTAACACTATTGTTGGTGCGAAAACCCCGTGTAAAAGGAACACTAACAACAACATCATAA